The Candidatus Obscuribacterales bacterium DNA segment GTACACCAAACAGCCGGCAACAAAGCAACTGCCGGCCAAAATCTAGTAGTTACCATTCACCTAGGACTACATTCGGCAATTGCGCGGCGCATGCCTGTACAATGGTTGCGAGTTAAGTACTTATTTCCTGGTGGCAAGCTGATCAACAAGCCGCTCTTTATCGAGTCTTTGCTTAACAACGCCAACATTCCCTGGGTCATTCGAGATTTGAAACGGGGCGTGTTCAATTTGGGCACCGTGGAAATTGAGACTAGTTTCCCACTGGGATTTGTCTGGTTTAAACGTCTGGTGACACCGGCAAGCATACAAACCATTACTGTTTATCCACGCGTCGTGCCAATCGAGGGATTTTTCCTTTACAGATTGCCTCACTCGGCCGCCGGCGCTGCCGGCTCCTCACGTTCTAACAGATCAACAAGGGCATCAACTTTCACTCGCGGCATAAGAGAATATGTTCGCGGAGACAGCCCAAGACATGTTCACTGGCGCTCAAGCGCCAAACTCGGCCAATTGATGGTGCGCGAATACGAAACCGAAGGACTGCCAATATTCGATGTAGCAATCGACTTACAAGCACCGTGGCAATCAGAAGAGCAATTCGAGCTGGCAGTCACTGCCTGCGCGTCACTTTTGACGCTAGGAATGCAGTTAGGCACATCGCCACAACTAACGATACTACCCGAGCGTGCATACGAAGAATTGAATCTTCCGGCATTACCTGCAGGATTGAGCACACAAATGGAGGTTTTGGCACGGATAACGTCGATGAAACCAGCTACTCGTTCACAAGGACGTCATCCATTTGAAAGAACGGCCTTTGACAGCGAACGTACGCTAGTCTTAGTTAGTCCATCAGGCTTCGAAGAACAGCCACGCAACAATTTATATCTCATTGAAGTCGGTTCTATAACAACAGAAAACGGTCCTCACAAACCGGACCTCAGCACAACAATTTCAACTACAGTACTGCACCGCGCCAGTCGATCTTTGATATTCAACGCGGACGATCTCTCCAACCTATAGAGACAACATGAGCCAGCCACGATCACCAATTGAAGACTCCCTTAGTTTCAGAACTATTACTGCAGCTATGGCTATGGTTGGTATTTTGGCGGCCAGCCAATTGGCCAATACGCCACCGGGTCTGACCCTTTTTGGCATAGCAGGCACAATCATTGGCAGTTTTGTCAGCTATACAAGACGACACAAGCGCAACACCTGGATAAAGTGGGCAATTATTTTGGGCATTCTCATTGTCTTTGCCTCATTCATAGAAGAGATTCTCTATCGAATCAAACTAAACGTAGCCGATGCCAGAGAACCTCTGACAAACATGCTCATCGCCCTACAGGCACTGCACTGCTTCGACTTGCCAACAAGGCGAAGCTTGAATGTTTCGGCTCTTGTCGGACTGACACTGGTAACATCGGCTGCCACCTTAAGTCGAGATCTCACATTCGCCTTGTATGTGGTGGCATTTATGGCCTTCGGCACCTATATGTTTTATCTCGACTGCCTGTCCCGTTCGACAGAACACGCCATTCAAAGTCAATCGGTGAGTATGCTCGGCAAAGATACACTCTTTGGATTGTCGCTGCCAAACAAATACTCCAAAATCGCTATGCTCTCCACCATTCCGCTTTTGAGCATAGGGCTTTTCCTATGTATTCCTAAATTCAACCTCGGACTGATGCACAACATTCGATTGTCGTTGCCTTTTACACTCCGCTTACCAAGCGCAGACAGAATCTACAATCCACTGCTTACACACCATCGCCGAGCCGATGGCAGTCTCGAAGTAAATCCGCTTGCCTACTATGGCTTTTCACAGCAGCTCGATCTGAATTATCGCGGACTCCTCTCTGATCAGGTCGTCGTGCGCGTAGGCAGCCGTGCGGGACATTACTGGAGAGGAATGGCGTTTGACAGGTACGATGGTCACCGTTGGACCATGAGCAGACCAAATGCCACCATTACCAGAGTCGCGGGCGAAAGCTCGGCAATTGTGCTCTCGTCTCTGCCTTTCTTGTCTTTTCCGTCACGAACTCGTTCACAAGACACAGGACAAGTTTTCTATCTCGAATCAGATCAACCTAATCTAATTCTGGCTGCAGCCGTACCATATCAACTGTATTTCCCATCCGGCAACATAGCGGTTGACGAATACGGTTCATTGCGCAGTCCGTCGGTGATGGAACATGACACAATGTACACGGTATTTTCACTGGTGCCCAATTTCAACATAAGCCAATTGCGAAAAATGAGCGAGCTCAACGAAGAAGCCGCTCAGCGCATCAACAAAAGGTACTCAAACTATTTAAGACTGCCTGTCAATCTGCCGGACAAAGTCAGAGCACTAGCAGCAGAAG contains these protein-coding regions:
- a CDS encoding DUF58 domain-containing protein codes for the protein MSASVLASVILSCILPLLILTVISVHQTAGNKATAGQNLVVTIHLGLHSAIARRMPVQWLRVKYLFPGGKLINKPLFIESLLNNANIPWVIRDLKRGVFNLGTVEIETSFPLGFVWFKRLVTPASIQTITVYPRVVPIEGFFLYRLPHSAAGAAGSSRSNRSTRASTFTRGIREYVRGDSPRHVHWRSSAKLGQLMVREYETEGLPIFDVAIDLQAPWQSEEQFELAVTACASLLTLGMQLGTSPQLTILPERAYEELNLPALPAGLSTQMEVLARITSMKPATRSQGRHPFERTAFDSERTLVLVSPSGFEEQPRNNLYLIEVGSITTENGPHKPDLSTTISTTVLHRASRSLIFNADDLSNL
- a CDS encoding transglutaminaseTgpA domain-containing protein; protein product: MSQPRSPIEDSLSFRTITAAMAMVGILAASQLANTPPGLTLFGIAGTIIGSFVSYTRRHKRNTWIKWAIILGILIVFASFIEEILYRIKLNVADAREPLTNMLIALQALHCFDLPTRRSLNVSALVGLTLVTSAATLSRDLTFALYVVAFMAFGTYMFYLDCLSRSTEHAIQSQSVSMLGKDTLFGLSLPNKYSKIAMLSTIPLLSIGLFLCIPKFNLGLMHNIRLSLPFTLRLPSADRIYNPLLTHHRRADGSLEVNPLAYYGFSQQLDLNYRGLLSDQVVVRVGSRAGHYWRGMAFDRYDGHRWTMSRPNATITRVAGESSAIVLSSLPFLSFPSRTRSQDTGQVFYLESDQPNLILAAAVPYQLYFPSGNIAVDEYGSLRSPSVMEHDTMYTVFSLVPNFNISQLRKMSELNEEAAQRINKRYSNYLRLPVNLPDKVRALAAEVVGESGNSFVKAERINYFLQRTYKYNLKIPPTDEQKDVVTDFLFDQKEGYCEHFASAFVVLCRTQGIPARLVTGFTPGEYNPFTGLWEVKMLDAHAWAEVFIPTVGWMPFDPTPGGPLPGLPEVKSSSPGNYLLDQLASFTQKLIDLPQVKALLNSIGTALSKLLVPVAIAFGPIIHWLAKTLWPVASALSVALMASLFYQMYKRGQTNKQLKSAAKSSDYRLATRDYLQVLGDLEKLKVRRSPSDTADELSDKVRAAQPFVAAEDLPKLIDDFANDYSESRFGTPDNMKDLAPLAGEIHQQVVQNLAQRRFLALSAKGKTPSKPTNMSKND